The Corynebacterium suranareeae genome window below encodes:
- a CDS encoding DedA family protein: MTETPPQPAKSEPELPKFLSNPERGDIILFIALIAMGIFSLCMIPLRAWMLTQPLAYTLIVGGYTSSVVGGANASVDNGIWWVYWLCTLVGALKFMPVYWLMGKRWGMEFIDMSLQYMPRFHRMFKKAIDSESSKLYAWVIGLIPFGYLPGPVPGTILNAVAGLLKIRFWLVMAWNAICVLAINGLFIWLGYTFGEQVLDIVNVVNRYMLWITLVLLALMFFRARKQFAK, encoded by the coding sequence ATGACAGAAACGCCCCCACAACCTGCAAAATCCGAACCAGAACTCCCAAAATTTCTCAGCAACCCTGAACGCGGCGACATCATTTTGTTCATCGCGTTAATCGCCATGGGCATTTTCTCCCTGTGCATGATCCCGCTGCGAGCCTGGATGCTCACCCAACCGTTGGCCTACACCTTAATTGTGGGCGGTTACACCAGCTCCGTGGTCGGCGGTGCCAATGCATCAGTTGATAACGGTATTTGGTGGGTCTATTGGCTGTGCACGTTGGTTGGCGCGCTGAAATTCATGCCCGTTTATTGGCTGATGGGTAAACGCTGGGGCATGGAATTTATCGACATGTCCCTCCAATACATGCCACGCTTTCACCGCATGTTCAAAAAGGCCATCGATTCTGAATCCTCCAAACTCTACGCCTGGGTAATCGGCCTTATTCCATTCGGATACCTGCCAGGACCTGTGCCCGGAACCATCCTTAACGCAGTGGCAGGCCTGCTGAAAATCAGGTTCTGGCTGGTAATGGCCTGGAACGCGATCTGTGTCCTGGCGATCAACGGACTGTTCATCTGGTTGGGCTACACCTTCGGCGAACAGGTTCTAGACATTGTTAACGTGGTCAACCGCTACATGCTGTGGATCACTCTGGTGCTGCTGGCATTGATGTTTTTTAGGGCACGGAAGCAATTTGCCAAATAA
- the trmD gene encoding tRNA (guanosine(37)-N1)-methyltransferase TrmD translates to MKSVTSSENLDSHRLRLDVVTIFPEYLDPLRHALLGKAIEDGILEVGVHDLRNWATGGHKAVDDTPYGGGPGMVMKPEVWGPALDDVAAGHVAGVELDSAAPHLKNARHDELGGVEKRIYEAEENRDLPLLLVPTPAGKPFTQADAQAWSNEEHIVFACGRYEGIDQRVIDDATNRYRVREVSIGDYVLIGGEVAVLVIAEAVVRLIPGVLGNRRSHEEDSFSDGLLEGPSYTKPRTWRGLEVPEVLLSGNHAKVDRWRRDQALLRTQAIRPELIDATLLDSTDLKVLGLDK, encoded by the coding sequence TTGAAGTCCGTGACTAGCTCTGAAAATCTTGATTCCCACCGTTTACGTCTTGATGTCGTAACCATTTTCCCTGAGTACCTTGATCCGTTGCGTCATGCGCTTTTGGGTAAGGCGATCGAAGATGGCATTTTAGAGGTCGGTGTTCATGATCTTCGGAATTGGGCGACCGGCGGACACAAAGCGGTTGATGACACCCCGTATGGTGGCGGTCCCGGAATGGTGATGAAGCCAGAGGTCTGGGGACCAGCGCTTGATGATGTCGCTGCAGGCCATGTTGCTGGTGTGGAGTTGGACTCGGCTGCGCCGCACTTGAAAAATGCGCGTCATGATGAGCTGGGTGGCGTCGAAAAGCGAATTTATGAGGCAGAAGAAAACCGTGACCTGCCGCTGCTGCTTGTGCCCACGCCGGCCGGCAAGCCTTTTACTCAGGCCGACGCGCAAGCGTGGTCAAATGAGGAGCACATTGTGTTCGCATGTGGGCGCTATGAGGGCATTGACCAGCGCGTTATCGATGATGCCACGAACCGCTACCGGGTGCGTGAAGTATCCATCGGCGACTACGTGCTGATCGGCGGGGAAGTAGCGGTGCTGGTTATAGCTGAGGCCGTGGTGCGTCTGATCCCGGGCGTGCTGGGCAATCGTCGCAGCCACGAAGAAGACAGCTTCTCCGACGGCCTTTTAGAAGGCCCCTCATACACCAAGCCCCGCACCTGGCGCGGGCTCGAAGTGCCTGAGGTACTCTTGTCCGGAAACCACGCCAAGGTAGATCGCTGGCGACGTGATCAGGCGCTGTTGCGCACCCAGGCAATTAGGCCTGAGCTTATCGACGCCACCCTCCTTGATTCCACCGACCTTAAAGTATTGGGACTGGATAAATGA
- a CDS encoding DUF4232 domain-containing protein has protein sequence MKPHTLMHQALAIGSISGLLMLSACANSGSGSSPSEGVSETVTETVTETDPAPATDPGSETTTEIAQNTQCATSDLDISTGQQQGAAGSILLDINFTNAGSQECTLQGFPGISFVGMDNGTQIGAPAARENSNTPVITLEPGESTYASIRISRAENYDAAECSLEPVDGIRIYPPGETAAAYLPLDGINGCDNDALELLSVKAVGD, from the coding sequence ATGAAGCCTCACACATTAATGCACCAAGCTTTAGCGATCGGCAGCATAAGTGGGCTCTTGATGCTCAGCGCATGTGCCAATTCTGGTTCCGGCTCTTCTCCTTCTGAAGGTGTTTCAGAGACGGTCACGGAAACGGTGACAGAAACTGATCCGGCGCCAGCCACTGATCCTGGATCGGAAACCACTACTGAAATTGCCCAAAACACTCAATGTGCAACCTCTGATCTTGATATTTCCACAGGTCAGCAACAAGGCGCTGCAGGAAGCATTCTCTTGGACATCAATTTCACCAATGCAGGTTCACAAGAATGCACCCTTCAAGGATTTCCTGGCATAAGTTTTGTCGGGATGGACAATGGCACGCAAATCGGTGCGCCAGCAGCCAGAGAGAATTCGAATACTCCAGTGATCACCCTTGAACCAGGCGAAAGCACTTACGCCAGTATCAGAATCTCCCGGGCGGAAAACTACGACGCCGCCGAGTGCTCCTTAGAACCAGTCGACGGCATACGCATCTACCCTCCTGGTGAAACAGCAGCCGCATACCTTCCACTGGATGGCATTAATGGCTGTGACAACGATGCACTCGAGCTGCTATCAGTCAAAGCAGTTGGAGATTAG
- a CDS encoding cupin domain-containing protein produces the protein MSTFNILHDAPAPQPDKNRPGVKRILQGDGANLIAFTFSPGQSLPDHRAAHPITVTAFSGQLTFGVGDETYELLPGAVVHLEAGITHRVDCPQDAEGNAVMLLTMLTGEKH, from the coding sequence ATGAGTACTTTCAACATTCTCCACGACGCGCCTGCACCACAACCAGACAAAAACCGTCCTGGTGTTAAACGAATCCTTCAAGGCGACGGAGCCAACCTCATTGCTTTTACATTCAGCCCTGGCCAATCACTACCTGATCACCGTGCAGCTCACCCGATCACTGTTACGGCATTTTCTGGCCAGCTCACCTTCGGTGTTGGTGATGAAACTTATGAACTCTTACCGGGGGCCGTGGTGCATTTGGAAGCAGGGATCACTCACCGAGTGGACTGTCCACAGGATGCAGAAGGCAATGCGGTGATGCTCCTTACGATGCTTACTGGTGAAAAACACTAG
- the ffh gene encoding signal recognition particle protein yields the protein MFESLSDRLNSALSGLRGKGKLTEADINATTREIRLALLEADVSLTVVRAFINRIKERAVGAEVSQALNPAQQVIKIVNEELVQILGGETRRLSLAKNPPTVIMLAGLQGAGKTTLAGKLSKHLAKQGHTPMLVACDLQRPGAVQQLQIVGERAGVKTFAPDPGTSIDSLEHEMGTSHGDPVEVARAGIEEAKRTQHDIVIVDTAGRLGIDETLMTQARNIREAINPDEVLFVIDSMIGQDAVDTAEAFRDGVDFTGVVLTKLDGDARGGAALSIREVTGKPIMFASTGEKLDDFDVFHPERMASRILGMGDVLSLIEQAEAVMDQEKAEAAAQKLGTGELTLEDFLDQMLMIRRMGPIGNILKMLPGGKQMSQMADMVDEKQLDRIQAIIRGMTPAERDNPKILNASRRKRIANGSGVTVSEVNKLVERFFEARKMMGQMAGQFGMGPGTRSATKKQAKGRKGKNGKRKPAKKGPTQPKMPMGGMPGMPGMGGAGMPDLAELQKQLGGAGGLGGRGGGLPGMPGMPKLPKGMENIDLNNLDFGNSGKK from the coding sequence GTGTTTGAGTCACTGTCCGATCGGTTGAATAGCGCGCTTTCCGGCCTCCGCGGCAAAGGAAAGCTCACCGAGGCAGACATCAATGCAACCACTCGTGAGATTCGTCTCGCGCTGCTGGAAGCTGACGTTTCATTAACGGTTGTCCGTGCCTTTATTAATCGTATTAAGGAACGCGCCGTCGGGGCAGAAGTTTCTCAGGCACTCAACCCGGCGCAGCAAGTAATCAAGATCGTCAACGAGGAGCTCGTGCAGATCCTCGGTGGCGAAACGCGCCGACTTTCGCTGGCGAAAAACCCACCGACCGTCATCATGCTGGCTGGTCTGCAAGGTGCTGGTAAAACCACCCTTGCCGGTAAATTGTCAAAGCACTTAGCTAAGCAGGGGCACACCCCAATGCTGGTTGCCTGTGACCTTCAACGCCCAGGTGCAGTGCAACAGCTGCAAATTGTTGGTGAACGTGCTGGAGTTAAAACTTTCGCACCAGACCCAGGCACCAGCATTGATTCCCTCGAGCATGAAATGGGTACCTCCCACGGTGACCCAGTTGAGGTAGCGCGCGCAGGCATTGAAGAAGCAAAGCGCACCCAGCATGACATCGTGATCGTGGATACCGCGGGCCGTTTGGGTATTGATGAAACCCTGATGACCCAGGCACGCAACATCCGTGAAGCCATCAATCCTGATGAAGTGCTCTTTGTCATTGACTCCATGATTGGTCAAGACGCCGTTGATACCGCGGAAGCCTTCCGTGACGGCGTCGATTTCACTGGTGTTGTTCTGACCAAGCTCGATGGTGACGCACGTGGTGGTGCTGCACTTTCCATCCGTGAAGTTACTGGCAAGCCGATCATGTTTGCCTCCACCGGTGAAAAACTCGACGATTTCGATGTCTTCCACCCTGAGCGTATGGCCAGCCGAATCCTGGGCATGGGTGACGTATTGTCACTTATCGAGCAGGCCGAAGCCGTCATGGACCAGGAAAAGGCTGAGGCAGCTGCCCAGAAGTTGGGCACCGGCGAGCTCACCTTGGAAGACTTCCTCGACCAGATGCTGATGATCCGCCGCATGGGACCAATCGGAAACATCTTGAAGATGCTTCCTGGCGGCAAGCAGATGTCACAAATGGCTGACATGGTCGATGAAAAACAACTCGACCGCATTCAGGCCATCATTCGCGGTATGACTCCTGCAGAGCGAGACAACCCGAAGATCCTCAACGCGTCTCGTAGAAAGCGCATCGCCAACGGTTCTGGTGTCACTGTTTCTGAAGTAAACAAACTGGTTGAACGATTCTTTGAAGCCCGAAAGATGATGGGGCAAATGGCCGGCCAGTTCGGCATGGGACCTGGAACCCGCAGCGCTACAAAGAAACAAGCCAAGGGCCGTAAGGGGAAAAACGGCAAGCGTAAACCAGCCAAGAAGGGGCCAACCCAGCCAAAGATGCCGATGGGTGGCATGCCGGGAATGCCAGGCATGGGTGGCGCAGGGATGCCTGACTTAGCAGAACTGCAAAAGCAGCTTGGTGGAGCAGGTGGACTTGGCGGCCGTGGTGGCGGACTGCCAGGTATGCCTGGAATGCCGAAGCTGCCAAAGGGTATGGAAAATATCGACCTCAACAACTTGGACTTTGGGAACTCTGGCAAGAAGTAG
- a CDS encoding ankyrin repeat domain-containing protein translates to MLPIASGNDDRNLIHYVDGGRFDEIMLTGDLTGLNNFLTNAGPNARDDHDLTVLMRAAEAGNLMVVARLLDLGANPRLADPKGKTALHFAAIAGDDGIVECLIDAGANVNAADTFGRTPLWSAAAHHLPDSAVVDVLLRAGANTKLRDINGVSPEDML, encoded by the coding sequence GTGCTTCCCATTGCCTCCGGTAATGATGACCGGAACTTAATTCACTATGTCGACGGTGGCCGATTTGATGAAATCATGCTGACTGGCGACCTCACCGGTTTAAACAATTTTCTGACAAATGCTGGCCCCAATGCCAGAGATGATCATGATCTGACAGTGCTCATGCGAGCTGCTGAAGCTGGCAACTTGATGGTTGTTGCGCGCCTGCTTGATTTGGGTGCGAACCCGCGTCTTGCCGATCCCAAAGGCAAAACCGCATTGCACTTCGCCGCAATCGCCGGGGATGACGGCATTGTTGAATGTTTGATTGATGCAGGTGCCAACGTCAACGCCGCAGATACTTTTGGACGGACTCCCCTGTGGAGTGCTGCAGCCCATCATTTACCTGATTCCGCAGTTGTTGATGTGTTGCTACGTGCCGGCGCCAATACTAAATTGCGCGATATCAACGGTGTCAGTCCTGAAGATATGCTCTAA
- the rpsP gene encoding 30S ribosomal protein S16, whose product MAVKIKLQRLGKIRTPHYRVVIADARTKRDGKVIENIGIYEPKAEPSVIKINSERAQYWLSVGAQPTDSVAALLKVTGDWQKFKGIEGAEGTLKVAEPKPSKLELFNQALAEANNGPTAEAITEKKKKAREDKEAKEAAEKAAAEKAAAAEAESEEAPAEEAAAEEA is encoded by the coding sequence ATGGCTGTAAAGATCAAGCTCCAGCGCCTTGGTAAGATCCGTACCCCGCACTACCGTGTTGTCATCGCTGACGCACGCACCAAGCGCGACGGTAAGGTTATCGAGAACATCGGTATCTACGAGCCAAAGGCTGAGCCTTCCGTAATCAAGATCAACTCCGAGCGTGCACAGTACTGGCTGTCCGTTGGCGCACAGCCAACCGACTCCGTTGCAGCGCTGCTCAAGGTGACCGGCGACTGGCAGAAGTTCAAGGGCATCGAGGGTGCAGAGGGTACCCTGAAGGTTGCAGAGCCTAAGCCATCCAAGCTTGAGCTGTTCAACCAGGCTCTTGCTGAGGCTAACAACGGCCCAACCGCTGAGGCTATCACCGAAAAGAAGAAGAAGGCTCGCGAGGACAAGGAAGCTAAGGAAGCAGCTGAGAAGGCTGCTGCTGAAAAGGCTGCCGCTGCAGAAGCAGAGTCCGAAGAGGCTCCAGCTGAGGAAGCTGCTGCAGAAGAGGCATAA
- a CDS encoding class-II fumarase/aspartase family protein, with translation MYPTDKAPFSQLWQYAGNDTQLEIFSSDATIESWLAAERSLATAQAHHGVITEDDAAQINQAAVLSNIDREKLWEDAKNVGYPILGLVRQIASHLPEGLNGRVHYGATTQDIMDTGLVLQMTASLNALDKQIMRLGNALAARAEEHKDTVMPGRTHAQQAIPTTFGATLATFLDQIRRQRERLGEALERVRVISLFGAGGNNAAQGEQAAAVRAEMARLLDLKDPVVSWHVERDVLGDFGWVCSTLCGSMAKFGRNIVDLSRTEIGEVFEPYNSHRGASSTMPQKVNPISSELMIGISVVAGALTSTLPRLQESGHERAAGEWQGEWIVIPTLANLAGSALDEAIVVAEGMRVDTDRMSSNLAFDGGLIMAEAQMIQLAPALGREKAHDLVYEASTKAREEHTTLAEELPKIAAQHGVEDLLPKSFVQPADYVGEALAMVNAAVAAWNAQL, from the coding sequence ATGTATCCCACTGACAAAGCCCCATTCTCCCAACTTTGGCAGTACGCAGGAAATGACACTCAACTAGAAATCTTTTCTTCAGATGCCACAATCGAAAGCTGGTTGGCCGCGGAGAGATCACTCGCAACTGCGCAAGCCCACCATGGCGTGATCACTGAAGACGATGCTGCACAGATCAACCAGGCGGCAGTCCTTTCCAACATTGACCGCGAGAAGCTGTGGGAAGATGCCAAAAATGTCGGTTACCCCATCCTTGGCTTGGTAAGACAAATCGCAAGTCACCTTCCGGAAGGCCTCAACGGTCGAGTCCACTACGGCGCTACGACCCAAGACATCATGGACACCGGACTGGTGTTGCAAATGACTGCCTCTTTGAATGCCCTTGATAAACAGATTATGCGTCTGGGGAATGCACTGGCAGCTCGGGCTGAAGAGCACAAAGACACAGTGATGCCGGGACGTACCCATGCTCAGCAGGCAATTCCCACCACGTTTGGAGCAACACTCGCTACCTTTTTGGATCAAATCCGCAGGCAGAGGGAACGTCTTGGGGAAGCTCTCGAGCGTGTGCGAGTCATTTCGCTGTTTGGTGCTGGTGGAAACAACGCAGCACAAGGCGAACAAGCGGCAGCGGTTCGTGCAGAGATGGCTCGCCTGTTGGATCTGAAGGACCCGGTGGTGTCATGGCATGTGGAACGCGATGTGCTTGGGGACTTCGGATGGGTGTGCTCAACGCTGTGTGGATCGATGGCAAAATTTGGCCGAAACATCGTGGATCTTTCCCGAACTGAAATCGGCGAAGTTTTTGAGCCTTACAACTCCCATCGGGGTGCATCCTCCACGATGCCTCAGAAAGTCAACCCGATTTCTTCCGAGCTCATGATTGGTATTTCAGTGGTGGCGGGTGCCTTGACCTCCACTTTGCCACGGCTTCAGGAATCGGGACATGAACGAGCCGCAGGAGAGTGGCAGGGAGAATGGATTGTCATTCCAACGTTGGCCAATCTAGCTGGCTCTGCACTCGATGAAGCCATTGTGGTGGCTGAAGGAATGCGAGTGGATACAGATCGTATGTCCTCGAACTTGGCTTTTGATGGTGGATTGATCATGGCGGAAGCTCAGATGATTCAACTAGCTCCTGCTCTGGGGCGTGAGAAAGCTCATGACTTGGTCTATGAAGCATCCACGAAGGCTCGCGAAGAGCACACCACGCTGGCAGAAGAACTGCCGAAAATTGCCGCTCAACATGGGGTCGAAGACTTGTTGCCGAAGAGTTTTGTGCAGCCTGCAGACTATGTCGGCGAAGCTTTAGCCATGGTGAATGCAGCTGTAGCTGCCTGGAATGCCCAACTTTAA
- the rimM gene encoding ribosome maturation factor RimM (Essential for efficient processing of 16S rRNA) — MSTEQELQIGKVVKSHGIRGEVVVELSTDDPEIRFAVGEVLKGKQSGKEHALTIDSARAHQGRLLVKFAKVPDRTAADSLRGTRFFAAPLEADDDDEGFYDHELEGLRIIHNGEDIGEVTGVMHGPAGEILEVTLDSGKDVLIPFVHAIVPEVDLEEGTATITPPEGLLDL, encoded by the coding sequence ATGAGCACAGAGCAGGAACTGCAGATCGGAAAAGTTGTGAAGTCCCACGGCATCAGGGGCGAAGTCGTTGTGGAACTAAGCACTGATGATCCAGAAATCCGTTTCGCAGTGGGGGAAGTATTAAAAGGTAAACAATCTGGAAAAGAACACGCGCTGACCATTGATTCTGCACGTGCGCATCAAGGGCGACTATTGGTGAAATTTGCTAAAGTTCCAGATCGTACCGCCGCGGATTCTTTACGAGGCACTCGATTTTTCGCAGCTCCTTTAGAAGCTGATGATGACGACGAAGGCTTTTATGATCACGAACTAGAAGGCCTGCGCATCATTCATAACGGCGAAGACATTGGTGAGGTAACTGGTGTGATGCACGGTCCTGCAGGAGAAATCCTAGAGGTCACGTTGGATTCAGGAAAAGACGTGCTCATTCCTTTTGTACATGCCATTGTCCCCGAGGTAGACCTGGAAGAGGGAACTGCGACAATCACCCCACCTGAAGGTTTATTAGACTTATAG
- a CDS encoding ABC transporter permease: MITVLVRRHLRCFFRDKMAVLFSILGAIILLGLYVLFLGKLQIDSLSVDLPESARNEVEGFVFNWAFSGILVTSAITVPQAALGVLVEDRTRGGIKDFLVAPISRTTLTISYILAAVIVAMTILLIEFIVGSIGIAALGHLSVTLLGVLKLVIVLFVICLTFAAIAAFLITLVKSQGGMSALSSLVGTLAGFLAGAYIPPIALPTTVVHVLNFLPFSPAAMLIRQVIAAPALENTLFPPEVLNELQYGYGIKLEILGQAMTVWLAVGIVAAWGVLFGLIAAFKMKSVVR; encoded by the coding sequence ATGATTACAGTGCTAGTTCGTAGACATCTTAGATGCTTCTTCCGGGATAAAATGGCCGTGTTGTTTTCCATTCTCGGTGCGATAATTCTCCTTGGTCTTTATGTGCTGTTTCTAGGAAAACTGCAGATAGATAGCTTATCGGTGGATCTCCCAGAATCGGCGAGAAACGAAGTAGAAGGATTCGTATTCAACTGGGCCTTTTCGGGAATTCTCGTAACATCGGCCATTACCGTTCCTCAAGCAGCACTTGGCGTATTAGTTGAGGACCGAACACGAGGAGGTATCAAAGACTTCCTTGTTGCACCGATTTCGCGCACTACGTTGACCATCTCTTATATTCTTGCCGCAGTTATTGTGGCGATGACAATTTTGCTTATCGAGTTCATCGTCGGCAGCATCGGTATAGCGGCCTTGGGTCACTTGAGCGTCACGCTGCTGGGAGTACTTAAATTAGTGATTGTGCTGTTTGTGATCTGCTTAACGTTTGCAGCGATCGCGGCGTTTTTGATCACCCTGGTGAAATCCCAAGGTGGAATGTCTGCGCTTTCAAGTTTGGTTGGTACGTTGGCAGGATTTCTCGCAGGAGCATACATCCCACCAATTGCATTGCCGACAACCGTGGTGCATGTATTGAATTTTCTCCCATTTTCACCCGCGGCAATGTTGATCCGACAAGTAATAGCAGCACCGGCGTTGGAAAATACTTTATTTCCCCCGGAAGTATTAAATGAACTGCAGTACGGCTACGGCATCAAATTGGAAATATTAGGCCAAGCAATGACCGTGTGGCTTGCGGTAGGAATCGTTGCAGCATGGGGTGTACTTTTCGGCTTGATTGCAGCATTCAAGATGAAAAGTGTTGTGCGTTGA
- a CDS encoding ABC transporter ATP-binding protein: protein MPPILQVRDLVKRYDTTTAVDHLSFDVEQGEIFAFLGENGAGKTTTISCLIGIEQPTLGEITLQGGNVDSSKLGVVFQQSVLDPLLSAKENLETRGSLYPEVDPQRIDEIIEHIGMEGFANRKYGVLSGGEKRRTDIARALLHSPDILFLDEPTAGLDPRSRRQVWDTINSLRNDVGLTVFLTTHYMEETELADSVLIIDHGQEVASGTPMELRSRYTTTVLTLRTDNPEQLSHELVRFEPEVDGDRLRLRLADGLEAAHLAVEIARQTENVLDVEIRHGSMDDVFLAVTAGRDSVRDAGRGKS from the coding sequence ATGCCACCAATCTTGCAAGTGCGGGACCTCGTTAAACGCTATGACACTACTACAGCAGTTGATCACTTAAGTTTTGACGTAGAACAAGGGGAGATCTTCGCCTTTCTAGGTGAAAACGGTGCTGGCAAAACCACAACCATTTCTTGCCTCATTGGGATTGAACAACCAACCTTAGGTGAGATCACGCTACAAGGCGGGAACGTGGACTCATCAAAACTGGGGGTTGTATTCCAACAGTCTGTACTTGATCCGCTTTTAAGCGCGAAAGAAAACCTTGAAACTCGAGGAAGCTTATACCCTGAGGTAGACCCACAGCGGATTGACGAGATCATTGAACATATCGGCATGGAAGGATTTGCCAACCGTAAATACGGTGTCTTATCCGGTGGTGAGAAACGCCGGACCGATATTGCACGAGCACTGCTGCATTCTCCCGATATCTTGTTTTTGGATGAACCAACAGCAGGACTAGACCCTAGATCCCGGCGTCAAGTGTGGGACACCATTAATTCCTTACGCAACGATGTGGGGCTTACCGTCTTTTTGACCACGCACTACATGGAAGAAACTGAATTAGCAGATTCTGTCCTCATTATTGACCACGGCCAAGAAGTAGCGTCTGGAACTCCCATGGAGCTGCGCTCGCGCTACACCACAACCGTATTAACTCTAAGAACAGATAATCCTGAGCAACTCTCGCATGAGCTTGTTCGTTTTGAACCAGAAGTTGATGGGGACAGGCTTCGACTCCGATTAGCAGATGGGCTTGAAGCAGCGCATTTGGCAGTGGAGATAGCACGGCAAACCGAGAACGTTTTAGATGTTGAGATACGGCACGGCTCAATGGACGATGTATTTCTAGCGGTTACGGCAGGGCGGGATTCAGTGCGGGATGCAGGGCGGGGAAAATCATGA